Proteins encoded by one window of Dioscorea cayenensis subsp. rotundata cultivar TDr96_F1 chromosome 6, TDr96_F1_v2_PseudoChromosome.rev07_lg8_w22 25.fasta, whole genome shotgun sequence:
- the LOC120262907 gene encoding vesicle transport v-SNARE 13-like — protein sequence MSEVFDGYERQYCEISASLSKKCTSAGLLDGEQKKQKVSEIKSGLDDAEALIRKMDLEARSLQPTVKAMLLAKLREYKSDLNNLKSELKRITSANSNNKTREDLLELGMADTLAASTDQRGRLLMSTERINQSSERIKESRRTMLETEELGVSILQDLHQQRQSLLHAHNTLHGVDDNIGKSRKILGAMSRRMDRNKWIIGTVIVVLVLAILLILYFKLSH from the exons atGAGTGAGGTTTTCGATGGTTATGAACGCCAGTACTGCGAGATCTCTGCATCTCTTTCTAAGAAATGCACATCAGCTGGGCTTCTGGATGGAG AACAGAAGAAACAGAAGGTTTCTGAAATAAAATCTGGACTAGATGACGCGGAGGCCTTG ATTCGGAAAATGGACCTCGAGGCTAGAAGTCTGCAGCCAACCGTAAAGGCGATGCTTTTAGCTAAGCTAAGAGAGTACAAATCAGATTTGAATAATCTGAAAAGTGAACTCAAAAGGATCACATCTGCAAATTCGAACAATAAAACAAGGGAAGACTTATTGGAGTTGGGGATGGCGGATACACTGgcg GCCTCCACTGATCAAAGAGGCAGACTGTTAATGTCGACGGAAAGGATAAACCAGTCCAGTGAAAGAATTAAAGAGAGTCGAAGAACAATGTTGGAGACCGAGGAGCTCGGTGTCTCAATTCTGCAAGACTTACATCAACAACGGCAATCGCTTCTGCATGCTCATAACacg TTACATGGGGTGGATGATAACATTGGAAAAAGCAGGAAAATTCTTGGAGCCATGTCAAGAAGGATGGACAGGAACAAGTGGATAATTGGCACTGTAATTGTGGTTCTAGTGTTGGCAATTCTCTTGATTCTGTATTTCAAGCTCTCACATTAA
- the LOC120263987 gene encoding pectate lyase 1-like, with the protein MNVIDRCWRRTTNWSSNRQRLAMCSIGFAGKMSNNIGRGLTRYVVTDPTDDPLRPRYGTLRHGATLTKGKVWITFQRDMVITLKKPLLVKSMTTIDGRGANVHIANGASLVLYQVSNVIIHGLHFHDCKSQSPGAVVIPGGHVMQLSENDGDAIRLVQASKVWIDHNTFSNSEDGLLDVTRGSTGITVSNNWFKDHDKVMLLGHDDAFLLDKKMKVSLLFNRFGPNCNQRMPRARHGYVHVVNNLYDGWGLYAIGGSMSPSIRSEGNLYIARVGDGKEKKKVTARIGGRSSKLWNWVSLKDRFENKAYFKQSGRRTRTNPGYNRMQRFRVANANQVRALTRNAGALRCSAKRVRC; encoded by the exons ATGAACGTGATAGACCGTTGCTGGCGCCGGACCACCAACTGGTCTAGTAACCGCCAACGCCTCGCCATGTGTTCCATTGGCTTCGCCGgaaaaatgagcaacaacatcGGACGTGGCCTCACACG GTATGTGGTCACTGACCCAACAGACGACCCATTGAGACCTCGCTACGGCACACTCCGGCACGGCGCCACCCTTACAAAAGGCAAAGTCTGGATAACATTCCAGAGAGACATGGTCATCACTCTGAAGAAGCCATTGTTAGTGAAGAGCATGACCACCATTGATGGCCGTGGAGCCAACGTCCACATCGCCAATGGAGCCAGTTTAGTGCTCTACCAAGTCTCCAATGTCATCATCCATGGCCTTCACTTCCATGACTGCAAGTCTCAGAGCCCTGGTGCTGTTGTGATTCCTGGTGGGCATGTCATGCAGCTCAGTGAGAATGATGGTGATGCTATACGTCTTGTTCAAGCTTCCAAGGTTTGGATTGATCATAATACTTTCAGTAACAGTGAGGATGGTTTGCTTGATGTCACTAGAGGTTCCACTGGAATCACTGTTTCTAATAACTGGTTTAAAGATCATGACAAGGTCATGCTTCTTGGCCATGATGATGCCTTTCTTCTTGATAAGAAAATGAAGGTCTCTCTTCTCTTCAATCGTTTTGGTCCTAATTGCAACCAGCGCATGCCAag AGCTAGGCATGGATATGTGCATGTTGTGAATAATTTGTATGATGGTTGGGGATTATATGCAATTGGTGGGAGCATGAGTCCAAGCATAAGAAGTGAAGGGAATTTGTACATAGCAAGAGTGGGAgatgggaaggagaagaagaaggtgacaGCAAGGATTGGAGGGAGATCAAGCAAGTTATGGAACTGGGTTTCACTTAAAGATAGGTTTGAAAACAAGGCTTATTTCAAGCAGTctggaagaagaacaaggacaaACCCTGGTTACAATCGCATGCAAAGGTTTCGTGTGGCTAATGCTAACCAAGTCAGAGCTCTCACTAGGAATGCTGGTGCACTGCGTTGCTCTGCTAAACGAGTTAGGTGTTGA